Proteins from one uncultured Anaeromusa sp. genomic window:
- the purM gene encoding phosphoribosylformylglycinamidine cyclo-ligase — protein sequence MSEMKKNAPSLTYRDAGVDIDAGNEAVQRMKAHVRSTYRPEVLGDIGGFGGLFALNTGKYREPVLVSGTDGVGTKLRLAFLMDKHDTIGQDAVAMCVNDILVQGAEPLFFLDYLAVAKVSPTQVADIVGGIARACKESGCALIGGETAEMAGFYGEGEYDIGGFAVGVVEKEEIITGETIQAGDAVLGLPSSGVHSNGYSLVRKICLDVQKLDLKTVVPELGRPLGEELLEPTRLYPKACLPLFGRFDLRGLVHITGGGFYDNIPRVLPEGTAVEVDIEAWPRPAIFSLLQEWGNVAWPEMYRTFNMGIGMILVVPEAQAQAVMDDLAQRGETCYRIGSVVAGNGEVTLKGGEFDHDR from the coding sequence ATGTCTGAGATGAAGAAGAACGCGCCGTCCCTGACCTATCGCGACGCCGGCGTAGATATTGACGCTGGTAATGAGGCGGTGCAGCGGATGAAAGCGCATGTGCGCAGCACCTATCGACCGGAAGTGCTTGGCGATATAGGCGGTTTTGGCGGCCTGTTCGCTTTGAACACGGGAAAATATCGGGAGCCTGTACTGGTTTCGGGCACAGACGGCGTTGGCACTAAGCTGCGCTTGGCATTTCTGATGGACAAGCATGATACCATCGGCCAGGATGCGGTAGCCATGTGTGTAAATGACATTTTGGTGCAAGGCGCAGAGCCTCTCTTTTTCCTCGACTATCTGGCAGTAGCCAAAGTCAGCCCCACGCAGGTTGCTGATATTGTCGGCGGCATCGCCAGGGCTTGCAAGGAGTCCGGTTGCGCCCTTATTGGCGGCGAAACTGCGGAAATGGCCGGCTTTTACGGTGAAGGCGAATACGATATCGGCGGCTTTGCTGTCGGCGTAGTGGAAAAAGAAGAGATTATTACCGGCGAAACCATTCAGGCCGGCGATGCGGTGCTAGGCTTGCCCTCAAGCGGCGTTCATTCCAATGGGTATTCGTTGGTGCGTAAAATTTGTTTGGACGTGCAAAAGCTGGACCTGAAGACGGTTGTACCGGAACTGGGACGGCCATTGGGCGAGGAGCTTTTGGAACCTACTCGCCTGTATCCCAAAGCGTGTCTGCCTTTGTTCGGCCGCTTTGACCTGCGCGGCTTGGTGCATATCACTGGCGGCGGCTTTTACGACAACATCCCTCGCGTGCTGCCTGAAGGCACGGCAGTGGAAGTAGATATTGAAGCTTGGCCGCGTCCGGCGATTTTCTCACTCCTCCAGGAATGGGGCAATGTGGCTTGGCCGGAAATGTACCGTACCTTCAATATGGGTATCGGCATGATTTTGGTAGTGCCTGAGGCACAGGCGCAGGCCGTAATGGATGACTTGGCGCAGCGCGGTGAAACCTGCTATCGCATTGGTTCCGTCGTAGCCGGCAACGGGGAAGTAACTCTTAAAGGGG